The following are encoded in a window of Haliotis asinina isolate JCU_RB_2024 chromosome 14, JCU_Hal_asi_v2, whole genome shotgun sequence genomic DNA:
- the LOC137260716 gene encoding putative uncharacterized protein DDB_G0290521, with product MAKGQGQGRQLNETPCDSRQLNETPCDSRQLNETPCNSRQLNETPCDPRQLNETPCDSRQLNETPCNSRQLNETPCDSRQLNETPCDSRQLNETPCDSRQLNETPCNPRQLNETPCNSRQLNETPCDSRQLNETTCDSRQLNETPCDSRQLNETPCNSRQLNETPCNSRQLNETPCNSRQLNETPCDSRQLNETPCDSRQLNETSCDSRQLNETPCNPRQLNETPCNSRQLNETPCDSRQLNETTCDSRQLNETPCDSRQLNETPCNSRQLNETPCNSRQLNETPCNSRQLNETPCNSRQLNETPCNSRQLNETPCNSRQLNETPCNSRQLNETPCNSRQLNETPCNSRQLNETPCNSRQLNETPCDSRQLNETPCNSRQLNETPCDSRQLYETTCDSRQLNETPCDSRQLNETPCNSRQLNETPCNSRQLNETPCDSRQLNETPCDSRQLNETPCDSRQLNDIPANSR from the exons ATGgcgaaaggtcaaggtcaag GAAG ACAGCTGAACGAGACACCATGTGACTCAAGGCAGCTGAACGAAACGCCATGTGACTCAAGACAGCTGAACGAGACACCATGTAACTCAAGGCAGCTGAACGAGACACCATGTGACCCAAGACAGCTTAACGAGACACCATGTGACTCAAGACAGCTGAACGAGACACCGTGTAACTCAAGGCAGCTGAACGAGACACCGTGTGACTCAAGACAGCTGAACGAAACACCATGTGACTCAAGGCAGTTGAACGAGACACCATGTGACTCAAGACAGCTTAACGAGACACCATGTAACCCAAGGCAGCTGAACGAGACACCATGTAACTCAAGGCAGCTGAACGAGACACCATGTGACTCAAGGCAGCTGAACGAGACTACATGTGACTCAAGACAGCTGAACGAGACACCATGTGACTCAAGACAGCTTAACGAGACACCGTGTAACTCAAGGCAGCTGAACGAGACACCATGTAACTCAAGGCAGCTGAACGAGACACCATGTAACTCAAGGCAGCTGAACGAGACACCGTGTGACTCAAGACAGCTGAACGAAACACCATGTGACTCAAGGCAGTTGAACGAGACATCATGTGACTCAAGACAGCTTAACGAGACACCATGTAACCCAAGGCAGCTGAACGAGACACCATGTAACTCAAGGCAGCTGAACGAGACACCATGTGACTCAAGGCAGCTGAACGAGACTACATGTGACTCAAGACAGCTGAACGAGACACCATGTGACTCAAGACAGCTTAACGAGACACCGTGTAACTCAAGGCAGCTGAACGAGACACCATGTAACTCAAGGCAGCTGAACGAGACACCATGTAACTCAAGGCAGCTGAACGAGACACCATGTAACTCAAGGCAGCTTAACGAGACACCATGTAACTCAAGGCAGCTGAACGAGACACCATGTAACTCAAGGCAGCTGAACGAGACACCATGTAACTCAAGGCAGCTGAACGAGACACCATGTAACTCAAGGCAGCTGAACGAGACACCATGTAACTCAAGGCAGCTGAACGAGACACCATGTAACTCAAGGCAGCTGAACGAGACACCATGTGACTCAAGGCAGCTGAACGAGACACCATGTAACTCAAGGCAGCTTAACGAGACACCATGTGACTCGAGGCAGCTGTACGAGACTACATGTGACTCAAGACAGCTGAACGAGACACCATGTGACTCAAGACAGCTTAACGAGACACCGTGTAACTCAAGGCAGCTGAACGAGACACCATGTAACTCAAGACAGCTGAACGAGACGCCATGTGACTCAAGGCAGCTGAACGAGACACCATGTGATTCAAGACAGCTGAACGAGACACCATGTGACTCAAGACAGCTGAACGACATACCAGCTAACTCGAGGTAA